TCCTTCAAACTTATGAGCATTGCCGGCGCCTATTGGAGGGGTAAGGAAACAAATCCTATGCTTACCCGCATCTATGGTACTGCCTGGGCCAATGCAAAAGATTTGCGTCTCTATCTTCAGCATCTTGAGGATGTCGAAAAGAGAGACCATCGTAAGCTTGGCAAGGAACTCGATTTGTTCAGCCTGCATGAAGAAGCGGGTCCCGGCCTTGTCTACTGGCATCCAATGGGGGCCAGGGTTCGTCTTGCCATCGAGGATTTCTGGCGCAAAGAGCACTATACCAATGGGTATGAGATGGTATATACCCCGCATGTCGGAAAATCCTGGCTCTGGGAAACCAGTGGCCACTTGGATTTCTACAAGGAAGGCATGTACCCCAAGATGGAGATGGACAAGAGTGATTATTATGTAAAACCCATGAACTGTCCGTTCCATATCATGATTTATAAGAATAGCAAGCGGTCCTATCGAGACCTTCCATTCCGTTGGGCTGAACTCGGAACCGTATATCGATATGAAAAGGCCGGGGCGATGCACGGATTGATGCGAGTCCGTGGTTTTACCCAGGATGATGCACATTTGTTTGTCACTCCCGAGCAGATGGACGAGGAAATCAAGGAAGTGTTGCGCTTCTCTTTGCATATGCTTCATTCCTTTGGATTCCAAGAGATTAAGGCATATCTGTCCACCCGGCCTGAAAAGGCAGTTGGGGATCCTTCCCGATGGGACGATGCAACCGAAGCCCTTCGTAAGGCTATTGTCGCCGAAGGCTTGAGCTATGAGGTGGACGAAGGCGGCGGAGCTTTCTACGGGCCAAAGATTGACTTGAAAATCAAAGACGCCATTGGTCGTGAATGGCAGCTTTCGACCGTACAGTTTGACTTTAATCTCCCGGAACGTTTCCATATGACCTTTGTAGACCGCGATGGTGTCGAAAAACAACCTTATATGATTCATAGGGCTCTCTTGGGGTCCATCGAGAGGTTCTTCGGGGTTCTCGTCGAGCATTACGCAGGGGCTTTCCCCCCATGGTTGGCTCCTGAGCAGATCAGGGTAATCCCTGTCGGGGAAACGTTCTTTGACTATGCTAAAAAGGTTGAGGCTCGTCTCCGTTCGGAGGGATTCCGGGTGAGCTGTGATCTGGGTGATGATAGGATGAATGCCAAGATTCGCTCAGCTCAGCAGATGAAGATTCCCTATATGATGATTATCGGTGAGCGGGAAGAGCAGAATGACCAGGTGTCTGTACGTTACCGTAACGGTAAGCAGGACAATGGTTTGGCTACAGAGGCTTTCATTGCCGCAGTGAAAGCGAAAGTTGCCAGCAGGGAACAGTTGTAAGTCAGGGTTTTTGCCTACGCTTGCAGATATTGAACTGTGACAGGTAAAAGCCGGGAGTTTTCCGGCTTTTGCCTTTTTGGAGGTTTCCATGACAAAAAAACAAGCTATTGAAAAGCTTGAGGAGATGGACCGTCATTTGGTGATGCTTGAACATATTGAGTCTGTACTTTCCTGGGACCAGGAAATCGCCGCTTCAAAGAAAGGCCTTGACGAACGGGCGAGGCAGATGGGCTGGCTTTCCTCTGAATTCCATGAACTTGCCTGCGGCAATGAGATGGGTGACATCTTATCCCAACTTGGTGCTGATGCCGATCATCTGGAAGGGGATGGGCAAGATGACTTTGAGAAAGCCTTGATACGGATCAGGTTCCGATTTTATGAGAAAGAACGGAATCTTCCGGTCTCTTTGGTCCGGAAACTCAGCGAGGCTACGTCCGTAGCCCATGAAAGCTGGGTTGAAGCAAGGAAGCAGGATGATTGGAACCTGTTCAAGCCCGAGCTCCAGACCTTGGTCGATTTAACCAGGGAAAAGGCTGCCTGCTTTGCCAAGGAGGGTTCCTCGCAATATGATGTGTTGCTGGATGACTATGAACAGGGTATGAAGACTGCAACGGTCAAGGCTCTTTTTGACAGCGTGAAGCCTTCTTTGGTTTCGCTGGTGAAAAAGCAAGCCGATCTCAATGTAGATAATTCATTCCTGTTTAAAGAGTATCCGATTGACAAGCAGGAAGGCTTTGCCTTCCAAGTGCTCTCTGATATGGGTTTTGATTTTACCAGGGGTAGCCGTGCTGTCTCTGTCCATCCGTTTACCTCGACACTGGGAAGCGATGATATTCGTATCACGACAAGGTATACCGACCCTAGTGTCATGGATTCTTTCTATTCTTCTGTGCACGAAGGCGGGCATGCCCTCTATGAAATGGGAGCGTCGAAGGGCAGGCAGAAAGGAACGAGCATAGCCAATGGGGCCTCGATGGGAATGCATGAATCGCAAAGCCGGCTCTGGGAGAATATGATTGGCAGGAGCGAGGCTTTCTGGGTTCATTATTTCCCTCTTTTCAAAAAGACCTTCCCCTCCCAGCTTGAAGGAATTGGATTTGAGCATTTTGTGAAGGCAATCAACAGGGTTGCCCCCGGATATATCCGGACAAATGCTGACGAAGTAAGCTATAGCTTGCATGTCATATTGCGGTTTGAGCTGGAACAGGCAATGTTGGATGGGTCACTTTCCTTGGACGATGTCCCCCAAGCCTGGAACCGGAAATCGGAAGAATTGCTTGGGATAGTCCCCAAGACCTGTCGCGAAGGTGCTTTGCAAGATGTTCATTGGAGTGGCGCGGATTTTGGTTATTTCCCTACCTATGCACTGGGAAATCTATATGGTGCACAGATCTGGGAGAAGTTGAATTCTGATCTGGATAGTGATGTATTGCTTAGAAAAGGTAATTTGAAGGAAATCGGAGCCTACCTGAATGGAGAGATTTATAAGAAAGGCTCTCTCTATAGGCCTGTTGATTTGTTGCATGGGGTCACAGGAAAAAGGCTTGACGCGATTCTGTTCACCAAGTACCTTGATAACAAATTCAGCCGTTTGTTCGGCTAAAAAAGGAAGTCCATGAATATCCCGAATAAGCTTACCGTTTCTCGCCTGATTATGGCCCCCTTGTTTTTCCTTGCTTTTAGCCTTCCTCTGTGGTTCGGCCCAAGGTTTGGTACGTTGTCCTCTGTCCTTACTATTGTATTGCTTGCAATGACTGAACTGACCGATTTGCTGGATGGCATAATTGCTCGTAAATATCATCTTGTAACCGACCTGGGAAAAGTGATGGATCCTTTTGCCGATACGTTTTCCCGACTGACCTATTTTGTCTGCCTGATGATGGTAGGGATCATGCCAGCCTGGGCTTTCATAGTCATTATGTGGCGTGAGTTCTCGATTATCTTTGTCCGGATGTTGATGATGGGAAAAGGTAAGCCGGTCCCTGCTAATATCTGGGGCAAGAGCAAGGCTGTACTCTATGCGGTAAGTGGAGCGGCTGGAATACTGTACATTGCTTTCGATCGCTGGTTCTCTTCCCCCGATTGGCTTGGCCCCATCGGTGTTGTTCTTACCGTGTTGTTTTCCCTTGCAGCCCTTGCTTCCGTTGCATCATTCTTGACGTACATCAAAGCTATTTTGAGGGATGGAAGTCTCTCAACAATGACTAAATAGGATAAGGTATGGATAATTCGGTTTTTTCTCAGGGTTCCGCTACGCTGCGGGACCTTTCTTTTCTTTCTCCCAGTGAAGTAGGGCCTTTGGAATATGTGCTTACTGATGTAGACGATACGATTACCACCAATGGTAAATTGAGGCCAGAGGCTCTGCAGGCGCTATATGATCTTAGTGAAAATGGGTTCAAGGTAATCTGTGTGACTGGTGGGTCTGCAGGGTGGGGTGATACGTATCTCCGCCAATGGCCAATAGAAGCTGTGTTAAGCGAGAGCGGGGCAGTTTGTCTCTATCGTGAGCGGAAGGTTATCAAGCGATATGTACATCCTTCGATCGTTCAACAGGGGTATCAGGAACGTTGCAGGAAACTGATAGAAGCGGTGCTTGCAGAAGTTCCCGGGTCGAAACTCTCCAGTGACCAGTTTGCAAGGTTGTATGATATTGCCTTCGACCATGGCAGCGAGCCTCCGTATTTGGATAAAGACCAGATTGAGGCAGTGGTTGCTGTCTGTCGCAGGCATGGTGCTGCTACTGCGGTGAGTTCCATTCATGTAAATGCATGGTTTGGGCAGTATGATAAAAGAGAGGGGACGATTTCTTTTTTTAAGGATATCCTTGGTATCGATGCAGAAACTTTGAAAAAGGTCTGCTGTTATTGTGGTGATGCCCCCAATGATCAGGTTATGTTTTCATATATTCCCCTGTCTTTTGGGGTTGGGAATGTATTGGACCATAAAGCTGAAATTACCGAATTTCCTGTCTATGTGTCACATTATCATGGAGGTAAAGGGTTTAGTCAGATTGCAGCTGCCTTGATTGCTGCGAAAAATGAATAAATGTCAATTTCTTTACAAAGTTCACTTGACACTAGAGGGCCTATTTTGATATGTTATCGAAGCACGCTGAGCAACACAGTTTGTTCAGCAAGTAGATTTTTTACAGATATATGAGAGAAGAGAAGAGAAGATATACGCGAAGATGATTGCCGGTAACGGCTGTTGATCGAGCGTGAAAGCGAAAGCTTTCATGGAAGCATTAGGGCTTCCTAGTCAATTCGAAATGATGAACAGTAGATGAAAGAAGCTACGTTCGTTTGCGAGAAAAGACAGGGCAGACTATCGAAGTAATAGCTGCGGGGCTTCGGCCCCGTATTCCTATGACGGAGAGTTTGATCCTGGCTCAGAACGAACGCTGGCGGCGCGTTTTAAGCATGCAAGTCGAGCGGCAAGGGCCTTCGGGCCCCTAGAGCGGCGGACGGGTGAGTAACACGTGGACAATCTGCCCCCCGGTCCGGGATAGCCTTGGGAAACCTGGGATAATACCGGATACGAGCGGGGCCCCGCAGGGGGCCCCGGGGAAAGGCGCTTCGGCGCCGCCGGGGGATGAGTCCGCGGCCCATTAGCTAGACGGCGGGGTAAAGGCCCACCGTGGCGACGATGGGTAGCCGGCCTGAGAGGGTGATCGGCCACATTGGAACTGAGACACGGTCCAGACTCCTACGGGAGGCAGCAGCTAAGGATCTTCCGCAATGGGCGAAAGCCTGACGGAGCGACGCCGCGTGAACGATGAAGGCCGTGAGGTTGTAAAGTTCTTTTCGGGAGGGGGAATAACCGTGGCAGGTAATGGCCGCGGGATGACGTGAATCCCGGAATAAGCCCCGGCTAACTACGTGCCAGCAGCCGCGGTAACACGTAGGGGGCGAGCGTTGTTCGGAATCATTGGGCGTAAAGGGCGTGCAGGCGGCCCTGCCAGTCTGGCGTGAAAGGCCCCGGCTCAACCGGGGAGACGCGCTGGAAACTGCAGGGCTTGAATACAGGAGGGGATGCCGGAATTCCAGGTGTAGGGGTGAAATCTGTAGATATCTGGAAGAACACCAATGGCGAAGGCAGGCATCTGGCCATGTATTGACGCTGAGACGCGAAGGTGCGGGGAGCAAACAGGTTTAGATACCCTGGTAGTCCGCACAGTAAACGATGTACACCAGGTGGCGGGGGGTTGACCCTCGGTACCGAAGCTAACGCATTAAGTGTACCGCCTGGGGAGTATGCTCGCAAGGGTGAAACTCAAAGGAATTGACGGGGGCCCGCACAAGCGGTGGAGCATGTGGTTTAATTCGATGGTACGCGAGAAACCTTACCAGGGCTTGACATATACCGGAATATGCCTGAAAGGGCATAGCTGCTTGCAGCCGGTATACAGGTGCTGCATGGCTGTCGTCAGCTCGTGCTGTGAAGTGTTGGGTTAAGTCCCGCAACGAGCGCAACCCCTGCTGCCTGTTACCACCACGTAAAGGTGGGGACTCAGGCGGAACTGCCGGTGACAAACCGGAGGAAGGTGGGGACGACGTCAAGTCATCATGGCCCTTATGCCCTGGGCCACACACGTGCTACAATGGCCGGTACAGAGCGCAGCGAGGCCGCGAGGCGGAGCGAATCGCTTAAAGCCGGTCCCAGTACGGATTGGAGTCTGCAACTCGACTCCATGAAGTTGGAATCGCTAGTAATCGCGCATCAGCATGGCGCGGTGAATACGTTCCCGGGCCTTGTACACACCGCCCGTCACACCATCCGAGTCGGGGGTACCCGAAGTCGCCAGCCCAACCCGCAAGGGGGGGCGGTTCCGAAGGTACGCCTGGTGAGGGGGGTGAAGTCGTAACAAGGTAGCCGTACCGGAAGGTGCGGCTGGATCACCTCCTTTCTACAAAGAAAGGCAGGTCCGAGGCCCTCACAGCCGCGGACCGCAATCCAAGGCCGTTGGCCAGCAGGTGAGAGTCCTGCAAACAAATTCCCTAATGTTTCCTAATCTCTTCTCTTCTCTGATATTTCTGTCAATCGGGACTGTAGCTCAGGTGGTTAGAGCGCGTGCCTGATAAGCACGAGGTCATAAGTTCAAGTCTTATCAGTCCCAATTCAGTTGCAATGGCAACTGGTTTTTTTACAGTGTACAAGCTAGCAATAGTAAGTCGATATAAGCGTAGGGATTGGAAGAATGATATGGTCAAGTGAAATTAGGGTCCACGGAGGATGCCTAGGAGCTGCCAGGCGAGGAAGGACGCGATAAGCTGCGATAAGCCGCGGGGAGGGGCCAATACCCTTTGATCCGCGGATTTCCGAATGGGGTAACCCGAATGTCCTGATGACATTCGCATGCACATGAACAAAATAGTGTGCATGCGGTATACGCTGGGGAGTGAACCATCTAAGTACCAGCGGGAGTAGAAATCAAACGAGATTCCCCCAGTAGCGGCGAGCGAACGGGGAGGAGCCCAAACCGCGTGCCTTCGGGTGCGCGGGGTTGTAGGGGTGCGGCGGGGGCTTTGCCCCGTGCAGTAAGAAACCGGAAGCGTAGCGGAACGGTCCTGGGAAGGCCGGCCAGAGCGGGTGAAAGCCCCGTACGCGAAACGCCTCCGGCTGCATGGCCGCGCAACCTGAGTACGGCGGGACACGAGAAATCCTGCCGGAATCTGGGGGGACCACCCTCCAAGGCTAAATACTCGGCAGCTACCGATAGCGCATAGTACCGTGAGGGAAAGGTGAAAAGGACCCCGGGAGGGGAGTGAAAGAGAACCTGAAACCGTGGACCTACAAGCGGTCAAAGCCCGGAAGGGTGATGGCGTGCCTTTTGTAGAATGAGCCTGCGAGTTACCGTATGCGGCAAGGTTAAGGGATAGGAGTCCCGGAGCCGCAGGGAAACCGAGTCTGAACAGGGCGTTCAGTCGCGTGCGGTAGACCCGAAGCCAAGTGATCTAGCCATGGCCAGGCTGAAGCAGGAGTGAAATCCTGTGGAGGGCCGAACCTAAATCCGCTGAAAAGGGTTGGGATGAGCTGTGGCTCGGAGCGAAAGACTAAACAAACTTGGAAATAGCTGGTACTCTCCGAAATAGCTTTAGGGCTAGCGTTGCAGGGACTGTCGCGGAGGTAGAGCACTGGATAGGTGAGGGCCCGTCACTGGGTACCGAGCTTAACCAAACTCCGAATACCGCGATACAATATGCAGCAGTCAGACGGCGACTGATAAGGGCCGTCGTCAAGAGGGAAACAGCCCAGACCGCCGGCTAAGGTCCCAAAGGCGTGCCAAGTGGGAAAGGAAGTATGATTGCACAGACAGCCAGGAGGTTGGCTCAGAAGCAGCAACCCCTTCAAAGAGTGCGTAATAGCTCACTGGTCGAGTAGTCATGCGCCGATAATGTAACGGGGCTAAGCACGCCACCGAAGCCGCGGGACAGCACTAGATGCTGTCGGTAGGAGAGCATTCCGTGTACGGAAGAAGCGGGGGCGGAAGCCCCCGTGGACGGGACGGAAGTGAGAATGCAGGCATGAGTAACGAAAAGACGGGTGAGATCCCCGTCCGCCGAAAGCCTAAGGTTTCCAGGGTAAAGGTAATCTACCCAAGGGTTAGTCGGCCCCTAAGGCGAGGGCGAGAGCCGTAGTCGATGGGAAGCTGGTCAACATCCCAGCACCTCCCAGAGTTCCGATTGGGACGACGCATAGGGCGAAACGCAGCAGGGCGACGGTAGTCCCTGTCGAAGCGGCGAGCCGTCGAGGCACCCAGGCAAATCCGGGTGCCGAGGCGAGCCGTGAGCGAGGCCTGTCTAGGCAGGCCGAAGTGCGCGTAGTCGTCGTGCCGAGAAACAGTCCCTAAGGTTAGGCTCTGGGGGCCCGTACTATAAACCGACACAGGTGGGCGAGCTGAGAATGCGCAGGCGCACGGAAGAATTCGCGTTAAGGAACTCGGCAAAATGCATACGTAACTTCGGGATAAGTATGGCCCCCGTAAGGGGGTTGCAGTGAAACGGCCCATGCGACTGTTTACCAAAAACACAGGTCCATGCGAACCAGCAATGGGAAGTATATGGACTGACACCTGCCCGGTGCTGGAAGGTCAAGAGGAGTTGTCAGAGCGATCGAAGCAGCGAATCCAAGCCCCAGTAAACGGCGGCCGTAACTATAACGGTCCTAAGGTAGCGAAATTCCTTGTCGGGTAAGTTCCGACCCGCACGAATGGTGTAACGATATGGGCGCTGTCTCAACGCGAAATCCGGTGAAATTGAAGTCCAGGTGAAGATGCCTGGTACCCGTGGTTAGACGGAAAGACCCCGTGAACCTTTACTTCAACTTGGCATGGAGACTTGGACAGGGATGTGTAGGATAGGTGGGAGGCCGCGAGGCATGGCCGTCAGGCTGTGCGGAGCCGCTGGTGAAATACCACCCTTCCCTTTCCAATTTTCTAACCCGACCCGTAATCCGGGCCGGGGACAGTGCCAGGCGGGAAGTTTGACTGGGGCGGTCGCCTCCCAAAGAGTAACGGAGGCGCGCGACGGTCACCTTAGGATGGTTGGGAATCATCCGGCAAGTGTAAAGGCACAAGGTGGCTTGACTGCGAGGCAAACAAGCCGAGCAGGTACGAAAGTAGGTCTTAGTGATCTGGCGGTAGCGCGTGGAAGCGCCGTCACTTAACGGATAAAAGGTACTCCGGGGATAACAGGCTGATCTTGCCCAAGAGTTCATATCGACGGCAAGGTTTGGCACCTCGATGTCGGCTCATCGCATCCTGGGGCTGGAGCAGGTCCCAAGGGTTTGGCTGTTCGCCAATTAAAGCGGTACGCGAGCTGGGTTCAGAACGTCGTGAGACAGTTCGGTCCCTATCTGCCATGGGCGTTGGATGTCTGAGGGGTTCTGCTTTTAGTACGAGAGGACCGAAGTGGACGAACCTCTGGTGTACCAGTTGTCGTGCCAACGGCATCCGCTGGGTAGCCACGTTCGGAAGGGATAACCGCTGAAAGCATCTAAGCGGGAAGCCCTCCCCAAGATGAGACATCCCCCCCGCACTCGATGCGGGCTGAAGGAAACAGGGAGATGACCTGTTCGATAGGCCGGAGGTGTAAGCGCAGCAATGCGTTCAGCCGACCGGTACTAATCATCCGTGAGGCTTGACCATATCATCGTTCCAGTCCCCCGCGGGACCGCCAAGGCCGGTCGCCCGAGCTCCATGCTCAGGCTACCAGGCGTTGGCCGGCCCGGTGGCCATAGCAGAGTGGATATACCCGTTCCCATCCCGAACACGGAAGTCAAGCACTCTCACGCCGATGGTACTACGGTTCGTCCGTGGGAGAGTAGGTAGCCGCCGGGCCTTTTCTTTGCCCTTTTGCCCCCTGTGGGGTGAGGTTCATATATTGCAGGAGCGCACTTCGGTGCGCTTTTGTTGTTTCTGGGTAGTTTAAAAAAAGGTTGGAAAAAAGTCGGTATTGATTTTTACTTCACGATTTTTTTGTCTCAACCGACAACGTCTTCAGTTCACCCCAGGTACGGAAACAGTCCAAGAATTCAATTCCAAGGGCCTTCTTATGTTTTGAAGGGTTCGGCAGTAAACGTCGAACTATGGTTTCATAGGCCTTTGCAAGGTTCTCTCGGATGCAGGTCGCAGAGTATTTTCAATCTAAGCTGAACTGCATGTTTGGAAATGAAGCACACAAAAAAATGCACCCCTATCTGATTCCCTGCTTAGTTGGGGAAAATATATACGATAACATCGTTTCTGAAAAAAGTTCTTAGTTTAAATTTAAATCTGGTATGAAACAAATATATGAACACGAACCTCCTGATACGTATAGGTGTCAGGGGGGAATACTGTATGATCCCTGTTATATTTGAGTTTTTCTCGTAGTGAAAGGCTTCTGTATTTCCATGGGACTTATTGCTATTCCTGCGACCATCAAGTATGTACATATTCTTGCTTTTGTTGCACAGAAAGAAAGCAATTCAAAACCGGATCTTGCTGCATTGCAGATGACCTGGAAGGAAACAAAGATATTAGCGACGAAAACGTATTACTGCAATAATGTCTGACATTTTACAAGCCTTTAAGCCATTCTGGTTGTAAACCTGAAACCGTATTCTTTTTTAGATGCAAGAGAGAGAAAATTCCATAGCCTTTATAAAGCAGGCAAAAGGAAATTTCGATAGTCTGGTAACTAGGTGAAGACTCACTCAGTGGTTTTTCCCGAATTCCACTATATATATGCGGTAATGTTGCAGATGGATTGGATAGAGCTTCTTTTATCGATGTCTGTCCTTATGCTATCTGCGAATATCGAGGGTTTCAGCTTACTGATTTCCTGTATTGCTGTCTGCAAACTTTTCAAGCATAGATATTCATCTTCATGCAATCAGGGGTGTAGCCGATACTATTGGGGTAATGTGGAGGTTTGTTCCTTCTTTAAGGCTGAGTAGGTGGGAAAAGTAAAAATACGTGATTATTTTCACGAACCCTGTGGACAATAGTGAGCATGCCGTATATAGTGCCTTCTTGTGCGGTAGACGGAACGGTTGGAACACGGAAAAGAAAAAGCCTGGGAAGGCTTGACTGGGAAGTGAAAAATCTGGTATGTTAACCGAGCGCCTCAGCGATGGGGCACAGCAAGAGGCACCGGTAAAGCCGGGCATGCTAACGATTTATGAAACAACGAGCGAAGGGAAGGAAACGAAGATAGAAGCGGAAGCACCACAAGTGGGCTTCCCAGTCAATTCGAAATGATGAACAGTAGATGAAAGAAGCTACGTTCGTTTGCGAGAAAAGACAGGGCAGACTATCGAAGTAATAGCTGCGGGGCTTCGGCCCCGTATTCCTATGACGGAGAGTTTGATCCTGGCTCAGAACGAACGCTGGCGGCGCGTTTTAAGCATGCAAGTCGAGCGGCAAGGGCCTTCGGGCCCCTAGAGCGGCGGACGGGTGAGTAACACGTGGACAATCTGCCCCCCGGTCCGGGATAGCCTTGGGAAACCTGGGATAATACCGGATACGAGCGGGGCCCCGCAGGGGGCCCCGGGGAAAGGCGCTTCGGCGCCGCCGGGGGATGAGTCCGCGGCCCATTAGCTAGACGGCGGGGTAAAGGCCCACCGTGGCGACGATGGGTAGCCGGCCTGAGAGGGTGATCGGCCACATTGGAACTGAGACACGGTCCAGACTCCTACGGGAGGCAGCAGCTAAGGATCTTCCGCAATGGGCGAAAGCCTGACGGAGCGACGCCGCGTGAACGATGAAGGCCGTGAGGTTGTAAAGTTCTTTTCGGGAGGGGGAATAACCGTGGCAGGTAATGGCCGCGGGATGACGTGAATCCCGGAATAAGCCCCGGCTAACTACGTGCCAGCAGCCGCGGTAACACGTAGGGGGCGAGCGTTGTTCGGAATCATTGGGCGTAAAGGGCGTGCAGGCGGCCCTGCCAGTCTGGCGTGAAAGGCCCCGGCTCAACCGGGGAGACGCGCTGGAAACTGCAGGGCTTGAATACAGGAGGGGATGCCGGAATTCCAGGTGTAGGGGTGAAATCTGTAGATATCTGGAAGAACACCAATGGCGAAGGCAGGCATCTGGCCATGTATTGACGCTGAGACGCGAAGGTGCGGGGAGCAAACAGGTTTAGATACCCTGGTAGTCCGCACAGTAAACGATGTACACCAGGTGGCGGGGGGTTGACCCTCGGTACCGAAGCTAACGCATTAAGTGTACCGCCTGGGGAGTATGCTCGCAAGGGTGAAACTCAAAGGAATTGACGGGGGCCCGCACAAGCGGTGGAGCATGTGGTTTAATTCGATGGTACGCGAGAAACCTTACCAGGGCTTGACATATACCGGAATATGCCTGAAAGGGCATAGCTGCTTGCAGCCGGTATACAGGTGCTGCATGGCTGTCGTCAGCTCGTGCTGTGAAGTGTTGGGTTAAGTCCCGCAACGAGCGCAACCCCTGCTGCCTGTTACCACCACGTAAAGGTGGGGACTCAGGCGGAACTGCCGGTGACAAACCGGAGGAAGGTGGGGACGACGTCAAGTCATCATGGCCCTTATGCCCTGGGCCACACACGTGCTACAATGGCCGGTACAGAGCGCAGCGAGGCCGCGAGGCGGAGCGAATCGCTTAAAGCCGGTCCCAGTACGGATTGGAGTCTGCAACTCGACTCCATGAAGTTGGAATCGCTAGTAATCGCGCATCAGCATGGCGCGGTGAATACGTTCCCGGGCCTTGTACACACCGCCCGTCACACCATCCGAGTCGGGGGTACCCGAAGTCGCCAGCCCAACCCGCAAGGGGGGGCGGTTCCGAAGGTACGCCTGGTGAGGGGGGTGAAGTCGTAACAAGGTAGCCGTACCGGAAGGTGCGGCTGGATCACCTCCTTTCTACAAAGAAAGGCAGGTCCGAGGCCCTCACAGCCGCGGACCGCAATCCAAGGCCGTTGGCCAGCAGGCGAAAATCCTGCGAACAAGACGCCCATTTGGGTGCGCATGCCGAAATCTTCGAATCCTTCCCTCCCTCTTTTGTCCAAGTGCGTCGGGGGCATAGCTCAGCTGGCTAGAGCATCGGCTTTGCAAGCCGAGGGTCAGGGGTTCGAATCCCCTTGCCTCCAGAGAGTTTTACAGCGATTATTGACAGTTTGAGCGTAGGGATTGGAAGAATGATATGGTCAAGTGAAATTAGGGTCCACGGAGGATGCCTAGG
The sequence above is a segment of the Sphaerochaeta pleomorpha str. Grapes genome. Coding sequences within it:
- a CDS encoding HAD family hydrolase is translated as MDNSVFSQGSATLRDLSFLSPSEVGPLEYVLTDVDDTITTNGKLRPEALQALYDLSENGFKVICVTGGSAGWGDTYLRQWPIEAVLSESGAVCLYRERKVIKRYVHPSIVQQGYQERCRKLIEAVLAEVPGSKLSSDQFARLYDIAFDHGSEPPYLDKDQIEAVVAVCRRHGAATAVSSIHVNAWFGQYDKREGTISFFKDILGIDAETLKKVCCYCGDAPNDQVMFSYIPLSFGVGNVLDHKAEITEFPVYVSHYHGGKGFSQIAAALIAAKNE
- the thrS gene encoding threonine--tRNA ligase, which codes for MAKQEAGDEKLAKIRHSMAHVMAEAVLEMFPSAQIAIGPSIENGFYYDFDLPRALVSDDLEEISTRMKNIISEDKKFVRTVVSREEAKAVFAGQTYKLELIDAIPEGDEVSLYNQGGFTDLCRGPHVESTKELRGDSFKLMSIAGAYWRGKETNPMLTRIYGTAWANAKDLRLYLQHLEDVEKRDHRKLGKELDLFSLHEEAGPGLVYWHPMGARVRLAIEDFWRKEHYTNGYEMVYTPHVGKSWLWETSGHLDFYKEGMYPKMEMDKSDYYVKPMNCPFHIMIYKNSKRSYRDLPFRWAELGTVYRYEKAGAMHGLMRVRGFTQDDAHLFVTPEQMDEEIKEVLRFSLHMLHSFGFQEIKAYLSTRPEKAVGDPSRWDDATEALRKAIVAEGLSYEVDEGGGAFYGPKIDLKIKDAIGREWQLSTVQFDFNLPERFHMTFVDRDGVEKQPYMIHRALLGSIERFFGVLVEHYAGAFPPWLAPEQIRVIPVGETFFDYAKKVEARLRSEGFRVSCDLGDDRMNAKIRSAQQMKIPYMMIIGEREEQNDQVSVRYRNGKQDNGLATEAFIAAVKAKVASREQL
- the pgsA gene encoding CDP-diacylglycerol--glycerol-3-phosphate 3-phosphatidyltransferase, with the protein product MNIPNKLTVSRLIMAPLFFLAFSLPLWFGPRFGTLSSVLTIVLLAMTELTDLLDGIIARKYHLVTDLGKVMDPFADTFSRLTYFVCLMMVGIMPAWAFIVIMWREFSIIFVRMLMMGKGKPVPANIWGKSKAVLYAVSGAAGILYIAFDRWFSSPDWLGPIGVVLTVLFSLAALASVASFLTYIKAILRDGSLSTMTK
- a CDS encoding carboxypeptidase M32, producing the protein MTKKQAIEKLEEMDRHLVMLEHIESVLSWDQEIAASKKGLDERARQMGWLSSEFHELACGNEMGDILSQLGADADHLEGDGQDDFEKALIRIRFRFYEKERNLPVSLVRKLSEATSVAHESWVEARKQDDWNLFKPELQTLVDLTREKAACFAKEGSSQYDVLLDDYEQGMKTATVKALFDSVKPSLVSLVKKQADLNVDNSFLFKEYPIDKQEGFAFQVLSDMGFDFTRGSRAVSVHPFTSTLGSDDIRITTRYTDPSVMDSFYSSVHEGGHALYEMGASKGRQKGTSIANGASMGMHESQSRLWENMIGRSEAFWVHYFPLFKKTFPSQLEGIGFEHFVKAINRVAPGYIRTNADEVSYSLHVILRFELEQAMLDGSLSLDDVPQAWNRKSEELLGIVPKTCREGALQDVHWSGADFGYFPTYALGNLYGAQIWEKLNSDLDSDVLLRKGNLKEIGAYLNGEIYKKGSLYRPVDLLHGVTGKRLDAILFTKYLDNKFSRLFG